The stretch of DNA AGATCAATATTAAAGGATGCAAATTTACCTTTTTTACTTGTTTTTGAGGCTTCTAAAGTATGTGTTCGCCCCTCTAATACTTCTTTTACTATTTTTTTCGCATTATCTTCTTGTAAAATAACAATTTTATATGCCCAAGAACAAGGATAATCTAATTTTAATTTTTCTTTATTTAAATCTACCACTATATATTTCCTTCTAAATTCTTTCTTGAAAAATCACCACTTTTTCCACCAGATTTTTTTTCAAGCTGTACATTTGAAATAATCATTGATTTATCAATGGCTTTTACCATGTCATAAATAGTTAATAAGCCAATGGATATTCCCATTAATGCTTCCATCTCAACACCTGTTTGCCCCTTTAATTTGGC from Campylobacteraceae bacterium encodes:
- a CDS encoding DUF493 domain-containing protein; this translates as MVDLNKEKLKLDYPCSWAYKIVILQEDNAKKIVKEVLEGRTHTLEASKTSKKGKFASFNIDLIVHNDEDRTYLYERLGKHKQIKMVL